In Felis catus isolate Fca126 chromosome C2, F.catus_Fca126_mat1.0, whole genome shotgun sequence, a single window of DNA contains:
- the DTX3L gene encoding E3 ubiquitin-protein ligase DTX3L codes for MSERFCLFLLKFQIFLSVTADLNCDLFSKEQREHITTICPNIKKMEGHNGIEKVCGTFGDIEKIHHFLNKQLRERGQKHESSSLTTEKESVHQHQNGCPYSPEPKNRAEERSGHFEIPLPFFEYFQFIYPDKMDSIQNRFGVKIIIQQSSNIVYLDFTSNQPGDLRAAQEFFVSEFQKTVGLLEQQCVAFADSKQANKIKQELNHRFTKLLIKEKGGELTLLGTQDDISAARYFFALKDSESLVMGPVKISTPRCMMNGIEVDTFQYKLLEAEILQEIPKIEKKYDTQCKVSGNTEKTCILFEPKDKELDLSAHAYASFIDVCQHVSCQVMTEVLSLKPLGKERMHLHGTKFADGFRKKHPNVHFVLNQESVTLIGLPDHLAKAKQSIFKKVGMSPLAGDKWNEDHETSMDIDSNDSKTASPTFQHSAGSGASGMDKEEDICSICMDMISNKEVLPKCKHAFCSPCINKAMSYKPVCPVCQTSYGIQKGNQPEGTMTVTVLEDSLPGYESCGSIVINYNMKGGIQTEKHPNPGKAYSGIQRTAYLPNNEEGTEVLRLLRRAFNQKLIFTVGESRVLGISDVITWNDIHHKTSRFGGPQKFGYPDPGYLKRVKRELKDKGIE; via the exons ATGTCTGAGAgattttgtttgttccttttaaaatttcagatctTTCTTAGTGTCACAGCTGACCTGAACTGTGACCTCTTCTCTAAAGAGCAGAGGGAACACATAACCACCATCTGCCCCAACATCAAAAAGATGGAAGGGCACAATGGAATTGAGAAGGTGTGTGGTACCTTCGGAGATATTGAAAAAATACATCACTTCTTGAATAAGCAACTCCGGGAAAGGGGGCAGAAACATGAATCTTCCTCTTTGACAACAGAGAAGGAGTCAGTCCATCAGCACCAGAACGGCTGCCCTTATTCCCCTGAACCAAAAAACAGGGCAGAAGAAAGAAGTGGCCATTTTGAAATTCCCTTGCCTTTCTTTGAATACTTCCAATTTATCTATCCTGATAAAATGGACTCAATACAGAACAGATTTGgtgtaaaaataataatccagcAGAGTTCGAACATAGTCTATTTAGACTTCACCTCGAATCAACCAGGTGACCTCAGAGCAGCTCAGGAGTTTTTTGTCAGTGAATTTCAGAAAACTGTAGGACTTCTGGAGCAACAATGTGTTGCTTTCGCAGACAGTAAGCAGGCAAATAAAATCAAACAGGAATTGAATCATCGGTTTACAAAGCTCCttataaaggagaaaggaggagaattAACTCTCCTTGGGACCCAAGATGACATTTCAGCTGCCAGATATTTTTTTGCTCTGAAAGACTCTGAAAGTCTTGTCATGGGACCTGTGAAAATATCAACCCCCAGATGCATGATGAATGGAATTGAAGTTGATACTTTTCAGTATAAGCTTTTAGAAGCTGAAATACTCCAGGAGATaccaaagatagaaaaaaagtATGACACTCAATGTAAGGTTTCAGGAAACACTGAGAAAACCTGCATCCTATTTGAACCTAAGGACAAGGAATTAGATCTGTCTGCCCATGCTTATGCAAGTTTCATTGATGTCTGTCAACATGTGTCATGTCAAGTGATGACAGAAGTTCTTTCGCTGAAACCTTTGGGCAAAGAGAGAATGCACTTACATGGGACCAAGTTTGCTGATGGCTTTAGGAAAAAGCATCCAAATGTACACTTTGTactgaatcaagagtcagtgaCTTTGATTGGATTGCCAGATCACCTTGCAAAGGCAAAGCAGTCTATCTTTAAAAAAGTGGGGATGTCCCCATTAGCTGGAGACAAATGGAATGAGGACCATGAAACATCCATGGACATTGACAGTAATGATTCAAAAACAGCTTCACCCACATTCCAGCACTCTGCCGGTTCTGGGGCGTCAGGCATGGACAAGGAAGAGGACATATGTAGCATCTGCATGGACATGATTAGTAACAAAGAAGTGCTACCCAAGTGCAAGCACGCATTCTGCTCCCCTTGTATCAACAAAGCCATGTCCTATAAACCGGTCTGTCCTGTGTGCCAGACTTCCTATGGTATCCAGAAAGGCAATCAGCCAGAGGGAACCATGACTGTCACTGTCCTAGAAGACTCACTTCCAGGTTATGAATCCTGTGGCTCCATTGTGATTAATTATAACATGAAAGGAGGCATTCAAACA gaaaagcacccaaACCCAGGAAAGGCATACTCTGGAATACAACGAACAGCATACCTGCCCAATAATGAGGAAGGAACCGAAGTTTTGAGACTGCTTCGTAGGGCCTTTAACCAAAAGCTGATTTTTACGGTGGGGGAGTCTCGAGTATTAGGAATCTCAGATGTCATTACATGGAATGACATCCACCACAAAACATCCCGTTTTGGGGGCCCGCAAAA GTTTGGCTACCCTGATCCTGGTTATTTGAAACGTGTTAAACGAGAGCTGAAAGATAAAGGAATTGAGTAA